The following are encoded in a window of Psilocybe cubensis strain MGC-MH-2018 chromosome 4, whole genome shotgun sequence genomic DNA:
- a CDS encoding Verprolin, with translation MASSELLKQIQSGKKLKKAETNDRSAPVLDAPKGRAGGPASTGMSASAPSLPSSGGPPQLAGLFAGGMPKLKPAGQNNLAKPPTIPAPAKRPTPATPARPAPPSARPAAAPPAPPARPAPSLPGTAAPPAPPARPAPGLPPPKPLAQPPPRPAPAPALPSSPSPSAPPAPRRPPPPVRGPSPPPPPPSRPSPAIPPRNQSPAGPALPPRSPAAAAARAPPPPPPRPASHAAPPSPARIAPPPPARKPPGTAPPPPARVRAVSDAERVSQRSPTPERAVPARLSTPQPPPPPRASVVAAASPARKAPSSTSANGGRPPPPQRKIPSPPPNAGIHTFPVTDFPPPREFRATPKVYTSGSQQGSTFDLANL, from the exons ATGGCATCGAGCGAGCTCCTAAAGCAAATCCAGTCGGGAAAGAAACTGAAGAAGGCAGAGACGAATGATCGCAGCGCGCCTGTGCTGGATGCGCCGAAAGGGCGTGCTGGAGGGCCAGCGAGCACAGGGATGAGTGCGAGTGCGCCATCGCTGCCATCGAGCGGAGGGCCACCTCAGCTGGCTGGTCTGTTTGCTGGAGGGATGCCGAAACTGAAGCCGGCAGGGCAGAACAACCTTG CGAAACCGCCCACCATCCCTGCGCCCGCTAAGAGACCGACGCCTGCTACACCAGCCAGACCTGCCCCTCCGTCTGCCCGACCCGCTGCCGCTCCTCCCGCCCCACCTGCCCGCCCCGCACCCAGTCTCCCCGGCACTGCTGCCCCTCCAGCCCCGCCTGCCCGCCCCGCCCCCGGCCTCCCTCCGCCGAAACCCCTCGCCCAGCCCCCACCACGGCCTGCCCCTGCACCCGCCCTTCCttcatccccctccccctcagCTCCTCCGGCCCCTCGCCGCCCGCCCCCGCCAGTCCGCGGCCCAAGTccgccaccaccgcctccatCCCGCCCCTCTCCGGCGATCCCTCCCCGGAACCAGTCTCCTGCGGGTCCTGCCTTGCCTCCCCGCAGTCCCGCAGCAGCTGCCGCCCGTGcacccccgccgccgccgccccgCCCGGCCTCACATGCCGCGCCCCCCTCCCCCGCGCGGATTgccccgccgccgcctgctCGCAAACCGCCAGGGACggcccctcctcctcctgctcggGTGCGCGCGGTGTCTGACGCAGAACGCGTCTCCCAGCGGTCTCCCACCCCGGAGCGCGCTGTCCCTGCTCGTCTTTCAACTCCTCAGCCGCCTCCCCCTCCAAGGGCAAGCGTCGTAGCAGCAGCATCGCCCGCACGCAAGGCGCCAAGCTCCACGTCAGCCAATGGCGGCAgacctcctccacctcagCGCAAAA TACCGTCACCGCCACCTAACGCGGGAATCCACACGTTTCCAGTGACCGACTTTCCGCCCCCTAGGGAGTTTAGAGCGACACCAAAGGTCTACACTAGTGGCAGCCAgcagggaagcacctttgATCTAGCAAATTTGTAG
- a CDS encoding putative RNA-binding protein C22E12.02, which translates to MDPYNNYPKPYGQQYSYDDNPYYKPYQGPSYPIPSSSSHTAPVPANAYEYDVGILAQQSVYVPGAMIDKRGGAGGKLAKGGKRVTVLRKGGGKTWEDQTLLEWSPSWFRLFVGDLSNDVSDDVLANAFNKYTSFQKARVIRDRLSQKAKYGFVAFSDPEDFLKAWKEMDGKYVGNRPIKLKKADDAAIRPVEIGHRKAKKLEQDLKKNRHKPY; encoded by the exons ATGGATCCATACAACAATTATCCGAAGCCATATGGGCAACAATACTCGTACGACGACAATCCTTACTACAAGCCTTATCAAGGACCATCTTACCCCATTCCGTCCTCGTCATCGCACACCGCGCCTGTACCAGCCAATGCTTACGAATACGATGTCGGTATCCTTGCTCAGCAAAGTGTCTATGTCCCTGGAGCTATGATAGACAAGCGAGGAGGGGCAGGGGGTAAACTGGCAAAGGGTGGTAAGAGGGTTACAGTTTTGCGCAAGGGCGGAGGGAAAACGTGGGAGGATCAAACACTGCTGGAATGGAGCCCAT CCTGGTTTCGACTATTTGTTGGTGATCTTAGTAACGATGTGTCAGACGATGTGCTTGCCAACGCCTTTAACAAATACACATCCTTCCAGAAAGCTCGAGTCATTCGGGATCGGTTGAGCCAAAAG GCAAAATATGGATTTGTGGCATTTTCGGACCCAGAGGATTTCCTGAAGGCCTGGAAGGAAATGGATG GTAAATATGTTGGCAACCGACCGATCAAGCTAAAGAAGGCGGACGATGCTGCGATTCGGCCGGTTGAGATTGGCCACCGCAAAGCGAAGAAACTGGAGCAAGACTTGAAGAAGAACCGCCATAAGCCATACTGA
- a CDS encoding 60S ribosomal protein L5-B, which produces MPFVKKLKSSAYFSRFQVKYRRRREGKTDYYARKRLVTQAKNKYNAPKYRLVVRFTNKDIIVQVVYARLQGDFVLTAAHSRELPRYGINHGLTNWTAAYATGLLCARRALTKLGLADKYEGVVEADGTLTHIEVLDEEDAPRPFKCYLDVGLKRTSTGARVFGAMKGASDGGIFIPHSEKRFPGYDPESKELDAEVLKKYIFGGHVAEYMESLEEEDDERFKKQFSTYLADGIGSEDIEEIYTNAYAAIREDPTFKPTEKTTDWKSESVKYKSKKLTHAERQANIAAKIEKFKAGGGAADEDEEDEE; this is translated from the exons ATGCCGTTCGTCAAGAAACTCAAGTCGAGCGCTTACTTTTCGCGCTTCCAGGTCAAATACCGCAGAAGGAGAGAGGGAAAGACCGACT ACTATGCCCGCAAGCGTCTCGTGACACAGGCAAAGAACAAATA CAACGCGCCTAAATACCGCCTTGTAGTCCGCTTCACCAACAAGGATATCATTGTTCAGGTCGTCTATGCCCGACTCCAGGGAGATTTCGTCCTGACTGCCGCTCACTCAAGAGAGCTTCCAAGATACGGCATTAACCATGGTCTTACTAACTGGACTGCCG CCTATGCTACCGGTCTTCTGTGCGCTCGTCGTGCCCTCACCAAGCTCGGACTGGCCGACAAGTATGAGGGTGTTGTTGAGGCTGATGGAACCCTGACTCACATCGAGGTTctcgacgaagaagatgctCCTCGCCCCTTCAAATGTTACCTCGATGTCGGTCTCAAGCGCACATCTACTGGTGCCCGTGTTTTCGGTGCTATGAAGGGAGCCAGTGATGGCGGTATTTTCATCCCCCACTCTGAAAAACGTTTCCCTGGATATGATCCTGAATCCAAGGAGCTCGATGCTGAAGTGCTCAAAAAGTACATCTTTGGTGGCCATGTTGCTGAGTACATGGAGAGTctcgaggaggaagatgacgaacG CTTTAAAAAGCAGTTCTCCACCTATCTCGCTGATGGCATTGGTTCTGAAGATATTGAGGAGATCTACACCAACGCCTACGCTGCCATCCGTGAGGACCCTACCTTCAAGCCCACCGAGAAGACCACCGACTGGAAATCCGAATCCGTCAAATACAAATCCAAGAAGCTTACTCATGCCGAACGCCAGGCCAACATCGCCGCCAAGATCGAGAAGTTCAAGGCTGGTGGTGGCGCTgcagacgaggacgaggaggacgaggagtaG
- a CDS encoding Mediator of RNA polymerase II transcription subunit 17: MSNTTHGSEPSWKKLKLSFERPYTDDAGNRLPVLYDLTPEGDRIYEPQQSFSERLESNIRRIFVERGANFFQQYDGLISESKNNLLKDTQTEEEEEGPEGSNPSSKFMTMEELYAMRAEIMPQLFVALGEMSHARDLLNAVLSGTISGQAATGQALPDQIPPDSSPSSLSATIVSKPPSIVSVQAFNSQLVIGSKDEALRKASGLFKSASESMERSRLMGEKYWVDALRIRRANWGLTPAPLPAGSATGKGADKTSKDFMISYGLERSPVDFRLRAIARMPIVGNSAEDINLPFHQNTRLRISITTVDGASTTSCFFVAPMPTGRASDPEIVLKTAQIEIIDQEIFSLLVKEAANLPTASARVSERLISIDAAQGLDLTVELVDTSVNMHPTRSDSKDGGNMCELIYHVLRVLLLRRHAVKNSSKGKEANGPAASHSLLQPIIDMLQYQVFCERVELELRKAVQALNIAGIPSSLSFTAIGESGKILVSLLSEESKNKKEVGGEAVIRMDNWHTLWFTFVSPSTLTAHLPQATLTISSLPQLSQLLMDEIERCILKKICAIGRQMSSERSGIWFVDLNRCIGKWEGCVLNFQVYYGDDLTIGCSAFRLDATTSSQGDIRKFSSGQIPLLAWVEESIQAPMRSQ; this comes from the exons ATGTCGAATACTACTCATGGATCCGAACCCTCTTGGAAAAAGTTGAAACTATCTTTTGAACGCCCATATACGGACGATGCAGGAAACCGACTACCTGTGCTTTATGATTTAACTCCTGAAGGCGATCGCATCTACGAACC CCAGCAGTCTTTCTCAGAGAGACTCGAATCCAATATACGGCGAATCTTTGTTGAACGAGGGGCAAATTTCTTTCAGCAGTACGATGGACTAATTTCGGAGAGCAAGAATAATCTATTAAAGGACACTCAGacggaggaagaagaagaaggcccTGAAGGTTCTAATCCCTCCTCCAAATTCATGACAATGGAGGAGCTGTATGCCATGCGAGCTGAAATCATGCCGCAGTTATT CGTTGCTCTAGGAGAAATGTCTCATGCGAGAGATTTATTGAATGCTGTATTATCTGGGACAATAAGCGGCCAGGCTGCGACAGGCCAAGCcctacctgatcaaatcccACCAGATTCCTCTCCGTCGTCACTCTCTGCAACCATCGTTTCCAAACCACCTTCCATCGTTTCAGTACAAGCATTCAACTCGCAATTGGTCATTGGTAGCAAAGATGAAGCACTACGTAAAGCCTCTGGACTTTTCAAATCTGCGTCGGAAAGCATGGAACGTTCAAGATTAATGGGTGAAAAATACTGGGTTGATGCACTGAGGATCAGGCGAGCAAATTGGGGTCTCACTCCCGCGCCTCTTCCAGCAGGTTCTGCCACTGGTAAAGGTGCCGACAAAACATCCAAAGACTTTATGATTTCCTACGGCCTCGAAAGAT CACCTGTGGACTTTCGTCTTCGTGCCATTGCTCGTATGCCTATCGTCGGCAACTCTGCTGAGGACATTAACCTTCCCTTTCACCAGAATACACGCCTACGAATTTCGATAACAACAGTCGACGGCGCATCGACTACATCGTGTTTTTTTGTCGCACCGATGCCCACTGGTCGAGCCTCTGATCCGGAAATTGTCCTTAAAACCGCACAAATAGAAATTATAGATCAAGAAATATTTTCCTTGTTAGTGAAAGAAGCCGCCAATCTGCCCACAGCTTCTGCACGGGTCTCGGAACGTCTAATTTCCATCGACGCTGCACAAGGCCTTGATCTTACCGTGGAACTT GTCGACACTTCAGTCAACATGCACCCAACCCGTTCAGATTCCAAAGACGGTGGAAACATGTGTGAATTGATTTACCATGTACTTCGTGTACTTCTTTTACGCCGACACGCTGTTAAAAACTCAtcgaaagggaaagaagcCAATGGCCCTGCCGCATCACATTCGCTTCTACAACCAATAATTGACATGCTGCAATACCAAGTTTTTTGTGAACGGGTTGAATTGGAACTACGCAAAGCAGTTCAAGCATTAAATATCGCAGGCATCCCTTCATCACTTTCATTTACGGCGATCGGAGAATCTGGAAAAATACTTGTATCACTTCTTTCGGAGGaaagcaaaaacaaaaaagaggtCGGGGGAGAGGCAGTTATACGAATGGACAATTG GCATACTCTGTGGTTCACTTTTGTCTCGCCTTCAACTTTGACCGCGCATCTACCACAAGCTACTTTAACAATATCTTCATTGCCCCAGCTATCTCAATTATTGATGGACGAAATAGAGAGATGTATCCTGAAGAAAATATGTGCGATCGGCCGGCAAATGAGCAGCGAGCGTAGTGGTATTTGGTTTGTTGATTTGAATCGTTGTATCGGAAAATGGGAGGGCTGTGTACT GAATTTTCAGGTATATTATGGCGATGATTTAACTATCGGTTGTTCGGCATTTCGACTGGACGCAACAACAAGTAGCCAAGGGGATATTCGTAAGTTCAGTAGTGGTCAGATTCCTCTGTTAGCTTGGGTAGAAGAATCCATACAAGCACCGATGCGTTCTCAGTAA
- a CDS encoding putative transcriptional regulatory protein C1F7.11c, with protein sequence MSSGKRKKGEDDATNITSSKKQRTRCVARKVPDLCKAYTPGKADQDLNARISRLEQIIEVALPQYCSPGTPGSYVLDQNSFNGRHRTPSNGEDDTRSHSEEQDPSGGIFQSGRWYGNSASGSVAPASVIDQIENAAIGERESSRTSHSNAINPNFPLPTTHIKAGLDVVGDDSEPSAADNLKSLVQECGVSPHKIAELLQELPIPSTSDILVDFYFSTINWTRYPISVEDFRTAYSSISACVSGTSLASPHDVRFLPLLFVVLAISVRLAPESIAGDARTRRVTSLRYYWSSRRSLLIAAAIQPDSLDIVLTRLLSARFLTFDRRITECWSQLGAAVRTAQALGLHRDGSAMGMQPTQTEYRRRIWSYLYHADRSYALVLGRPNSIQDDYTSTLPPSNIDGDLQHGQTIESLPLSRPTPMTFVILRHQLAEIIGRMVHHFQQVRDKSHYTEVVALDDELLKFINNLPSHYSLQPDTSLDHIHNYIPVHRFLLVTEILFVRISLHRPYMLRRLNSDRYARSRNACFESAITDFKVRQAFRESVPKETRDSLSNAYREFQTAMISGIYFVLEPHGAHSDAMHAILDGFMKDHENLREMDETTKRELKTIEFLKSKASQIENHGVHSRKKSKLHDLSLINRQDHQAQLLLNLQQPVTSPSTKSFTFSASSPRSPSLPQPNTSSLAQSPTLHRLQHPDQTHSPTTSGSPRADDESPAQSLLDTWCHTVSNAPLDLTSGGISWGGLGGTEISGWAGITHAATNPDPRLFSGLDGSDFSYWEALVNQIHRGP encoded by the exons ATGTCCTCgggcaaaagaaagaagggcGAAGACGACGCAACGAATATCACATCCTCAAAGAAACAGAGAACGAGA TGTGTTGCTCGCAAAGTGCCAGATCTATGCAAGGCCTACACACCCGGAAAAGCAGACCAGGACTTGAATGCTAGAATTTCAAGATTGGAACAAATAATCGAAGTGGCTTTACCCCAATATTGCTCTCCTGGAACTCCAGGATCATATGTGCTGGATCAAAATTCATTCAACGGTCGGCACAGAACTCCTTCGAACGGCGAAGACGATACTCGATCCCATTCGGAGGAGCAAGACCCGAGTGGAGGGATTTTTCAAAGCGGCAGATGGTATGGTAATAGCGCATCAGGCAGTGTAGCTCCTGCGTCTGTAATTGATCAA ATCGAGAATGCCGCTATCGGAGAACGAGAGTCCTCCCGTACATCCCATTCCAATGCCATAAACCCGAACTTCCCGTTACCAACGACGCACATCAAGGCAGGTCTTGATGTAGTTGGTGATGATTCTGAGCCATCTGCTGCCGATAATCTAAAGTCGCTGGTACAAGAGTGTGGAGTATCCCCCCATAAGATTGCAGAGCTTCTTCAAGAGCTCCCTATCCCTAGTACATCTGATATTCTTGTTGATTTCTACTTCTCTACTAT AAACTGGACTCGATATCCAATTTCTGTTGAAGACTTCCGCACGGCTTACTCTTCTATAAGCGCATGTGTGAGTGGAACTAGCCTGGCTAGCCCTCATGACGTGCGTTTTCTCCCTTTGCTATTCGTTGTGTTAGCTATCTCTGTGAGGCTTGCCCCCGAAAGCATAGCTGGCGACGCACGAACCAGAAGGGTTACTTCCCTCCGTTATTACTGGTCTT CTCGTCGGTCGCTTCTCATTGCCGCTGCCATCCAACCTGACTCTCTTGACATCGTGCTCACGCGCCTTTTG AGTGCTCGTTTTCTGACATTTGATCGTCGCATAACGGAATGCTGGAGTCAACTAGGTGCTGCTGTGCGAACAGCTCAAGCTCTTGGCCTTCATCGTGATGGTTCTGCAATG GGAATGCAACCCACACAAACAGAATACCGCAGGCGCATCTG GTCTTACCTATACCATGCTGATAGGTCATATGCTTTGGTTCTCGGAAGGCCCAACTCAATACAGGACGATTACACATCAACATTACCTCCCTCGAATATTGATGGTGACTTACAACATGGACAGACAATTGAATCTTTACCCCTTTCTCGGCCAACGCCCATGACCTTTGTCATTTTGCGCCATCAATTGGCTGAAATTATTGGGCGGATGGTTCATCATTTCCAGCAGGTTCGCGACAAAAGCCACTACACGGAAGTCGTGGCTCTAGACGATGAACTGCTGAAATTTATAAACAATCTTCCCTCTCATTACTCCCTTCAGCCAGATACCTCACTTGATCATATTCACAACTATATTCCGGTTCATCGATTTCTCTTGGTCACAGAAATTCTTTTCGTAAGAATAAGTTTGCACCGGCCATATATGCTACGACGGCTGAACTCAGACCGCTATGCAAGATCACGCAATGCTTGTTTTGAATCAGCAATAACAGATTTCAAGGTTAGGCAAGCATTCCGGGAATCCGTGCCCAAAGAAACTCGAGATTCTCTTAGCAATGCCTATCGCGAATTTCAGACAGCAATGATATCGGGAATATATTTTGTGCTGGAGCCCCATGGAGCGCATTCCGATGCAATGCATGCTATTCTGGACGGTTTTATGAAAGACCACGAAAACTTGCGGGAGATGGACGAGACAACCAAAAGGGAACTGAAGACCATCGAATTTCTGAAGAGCAAAGCATCACAGATCGAGAACCACGGGGTTCATTCACGCAAGAAGAGTAAACTTCACGACTTGTCGCTAATCAATAGGCAGGATCATCAGGCACAACTACTATTAAACCTTCAGCAACCAGTGACGTCGCCTTCGACTAAAAGTTTTACCTTTTCTGCCTCTTCTCCTCGATCACCGTCCCTTCCTCAACCCAATACATCTTCTTTGGCACAGTCTCCTACATTGCATCGTTTACAACATCCAGACCAAACACATTCACCAACAACTTCCGGAAGCCCTCGCGCAGATGACGAATCCCCTGCACAATCGCTTCTTGACACATGGTGTCACACTGTCAGCAATGCTCCTCTAGACTTGACCAGTGGCGGAATTTCATGGGGAGGTTTGGGTGGTACTGAAATATCGGGATGGGCAGGGATCACACACGCTGCTACCAACCCAGATCCCCGCCTGTTTTCTGGCCTTGACGGCTCCGATTTCTCTTACTGGGAGGCCCTGGTCAATCAAATCCATCGTGGACCTTGA
- a CDS encoding Charged multivesicular body protein 3 has translation MQSINRFLYGPTPEERVRAWQAKLRAESRQLDREMRQLDMATNKARQSVKQLAAKGDVKSAKLLAREVVRSNKQKDRLSVSKARLGSIGTQLSQQMAMIKVTGSLQKSTEIMKLSNALIKLPQISQTMREMSMEMTKAGIMEEMLEDTLDMDEDEEIEEEADAEVDKVLFELTNGKLGEAGSVATDLPDKVEDEETDRNMEKYREQLNGILSG, from the exons ATGCAATCGATTAACAGATTTCTCTATGGCCCAACTCCCGAGGAAAGAGTCCGTGCATGGCAAGCGAAGCTGCGTGCTGAAAGCCGCCAGTTAGACAGGGAAATGAGGCAG TTAGATatggccaccaacaaagcaCGACAATCGGTGAAGCAGCTAGCCGCTAAGGGCGATGTTAAATCTGCTAAGCTTCTTGCAAGGGAAGTGGTCAGGAGTAACAAACAGAAGGACAGGTTATCTGTCAGCAAAGCGAGGTTGGGGTCTATAGGAACACAACTATCGCAGCAAATGG CAATGATTAAAGTCACTGGCTCACTGCAGAAGTCCACAGAAATCATGAAATTGTCCAACGCTCTCATCAAGCTACCTCAGATTAGTCAAACCATGCGCGAAATGAGCATGGAAATGACCAAG GCCGGTATTATGGAAGAGATGTTAGAAGATACCCTGGAcatggatgaagatgaagagattGAGGAGGAAGCGGACGCAGAAGTCGATAAAGTTTTGTTCGAATTAACGAACGGTAAATTGGGTGAGGCAGGGTCAGTCGCCACAGATCTACCG GACAAGgtggaagacgaagaaaCCGACCGGAATATGGAGAAATATCGCGAGCAATTGAATGGAATTTTGAGCGGGTAA
- a CDS encoding NAD-dependent isocitrate dehydrogenase, with the protein MLGSRSFSAVKQGSLKNLNFVRSYASAPPTAAFAGQKGNNGKYTVTLIPGDGIGPEISESIKNIYTAAQVPIQWEEVSVTPILKGGKTVIPDSAIQSVKKNTVALKGPLATPIGKGHVSLNLTLRRTFNLFANVRPCASIQGFKTPYDDVNTVLIRENTEGEYSGIEHEIVDGVVQSIKLITWDASERVARYAFNYAQTSGRLRVTAVHKANIMKMSDGMFLSACREVSKEFPDVAYDEDLLDRVCLQVVTNPKPYSDRVMVMPNLYGDILSDMCAGLIGGLGLTPSGNIGRDASIFEAVHGSAPDIAGKGLANPTALLLSSIMMLRHMRLYDYADKIEKAALTTIAEGKSITGDLGGKATTKEYTDAIIQKLRA; encoded by the exons ATGCTGGGTTCTCGCTCTTTCTCTGCTGTCAAGCAAGGTTCTTTGAAGAACCTCAAC TTCGTTCGCTCTTATGCGTCAGCTCCACCAACTGCCGCCTTTGCTGGTCAAAAGGGCAACAAC GGGAAGTACACTGTAACCCTCATTCCGGGAGATG GTATTGGCCCAGAAATTAGTGAATCCATCAAGAATATCTATACTGCGGCTCAG GTACCTATTCAATGGGAAGAAGTCAGCGTTACGCCTATCCTCAAGGGTGGAAAAACTGTCATTCCGGATAGTGCTATCCAATCCGTAAAAAAGAACACCGTCGCTCTTAAAG GACCTCTTGCAACTCCCA TTGGCAAAGGCCATGTTTCGTTGAATTTAACATTGCGACGAACTTTCAATTTGTTTGCCAATGTCCGTCCTTGCGCATCCATCCAGGGCTTCAAGACTCCTTACGACGACGTGAATACCGTTCTCATCCGTGAAAACACTGAGGGAGAGTACTCCGGTATTGAGCATGAG ATCGTGGATGGTGTGGTGCAATCTATCAAGCTTATCACATGGGATGCTTCAGAGCGGGTCGCTCGCTATGCTTTCAATTACGCTCAGACTAGCGGACGACTACGTGTCACTGCCGTTCATAAGGCCAACATCAT GAAAATGTCCGATGGCATGTTCTTGTCTGCATGCCGCGAAGTGTCGAAAGAATTCCCAGATGTTGCTTACGATGAGGATCTTCTGGACCGCGTTTGCCTCCAG GTTGTCACGAATCCTAAGCCCTACTCTGATCGTGTCATGGTTATGCCCAATCTTTACGGTGACATCTTGTCCGATATGTGCGCTGGATTGATTGGAGGGCTTGGTCTCACACCCTCGGGCAACATTGGACGG GATGCTTCTATCTTTGAGGCCGTTCATGGTTCAGCGCCTGATATTGCCG GCAAAGGATTGGCTAACCCGACTGCGCTGTTGTTGTCATCCATCATGATGTTAAG ACACATGAGGTTGTATGACTACGCGGACAAGATAGAAAAGGCCGCTCTTACG ACCATTGCTGAGGGGAAGAGTATCACTGGCGATTTAGGTGGCAAGGCAACAACCAAGGAGTATACTGATGCCATCATCCAGAAACTCAGAGCTTAA